One segment of Xiphias gladius isolate SHS-SW01 ecotype Sanya breed wild chromosome 1, ASM1685928v1, whole genome shotgun sequence DNA contains the following:
- the pnoca gene encoding prepronociceptin produces MKTVVALLLLCLCDPGQSDCQADCLSCSNILPKQLSFNTMVCLIECKGNISPAFSWDFCRKVLSSTASSLSGTMWKKSQEEAEALFPEEVERGLLLPIALQRFDHVTRALGVDERDLGGKGSQLSTAYSSQDALSLEDEYEEEAGQEDGDADMAARGQGDVGLSVSKRFGGFVKGRHGYRKLMSPGRSYQKRYGGFIGIRKSARKWNNQKRFSEFLKQYLGMGTRATEFNSVSEDLTQQNEV; encoded by the exons ATGAAGACTGTGgtggctctgctgctgctctgtctgtgtgacCCTGGGCAGAGTGACTGCCAGGCAGACTGCCTCTCCTGCAGCAACATCCTGCCCAAACAGCTCAGTTTCAACACCATG GTGTGTCTCATTGAGTGCAAAGGCAACATCTCCCCAGCCTTCTCCTGGGACTTTTGTCGTAAGGTGTTGTCGTCGACAGCTTCCTCCCTCAGTGGTACTATGTGGAAAAAATCTCAGGAGGAGGCGGAGGCCCTATTTCCTGAGGAGGTGGAGCGAGGTCTGTTGCTGCCCATTGCATTGCAGAGGTTTGATCACGTTACCCGGGCATTGGGGGTGGACGAGAGGGATCTAGGTGGTAAGGGCAGCCAGCTGAGCACTGCCTACAGTTCTCAAGATGCGCTTTCCCTTGAGGATGAGTATGAAGAGGAGGCAGGGCAGGAAGACGGGGATGCTGACATGGCAGCAAGAGGACAGGGTGATGTAGGACTGAGCGTCTCCAAGAGGTTTGGCGGCTTCGTCAAAGGGAGGCACGGCTACAGGAAGCTGATGTCTCCAGGAAGATCGTACCAGAAGAGGTATGGTGGCTTCATTGGCATTCGGAAGTCAGCCCGCAAGTGGAACAACCAAAAACGTTTCAGCGAATTCCTGAAGCAGTATCTGGGGATGGGCACTCGGGCCACTGAGTTCAACAGTGTGTCAGAGGACCTCACCCAACAGAATGAAGTTTAG